One Dromiciops gliroides isolate mDroGli1 chromosome 3, mDroGli1.pri, whole genome shotgun sequence DNA segment encodes these proteins:
- the LOC122748374 gene encoding immunoglobulin superfamily member 1-like encodes MDPTVTVLLSIDMHSLDEKGGTQGTLKWTFGVTHGEASESKGETNTGVRGIPRNMDSVSFSATLPRPTLWAVPGPVVPKGANVTLRCQGPLGSDRFQLWKDGELREERNASWELAEFVLRQVNDVTDARSYRCRSGQGPWWSELSEPLALVVTGPLPRPTLWAQPGLVVNTGANVTLWCSRPKLPSLEGVTFTLWKAGTREPLRQQSSAEPWTSFLLPSVRPQDTGSYSCAYREGRAPARGSEPSEALELVVPGSLPKPFLSVWPGPEVTSGSDVTLLCWGPSRATRFILYKEGDEKDLTNTDASQNESKFFLTHVTPKDSGSYSCQYQLVTNGSLLTQHSDPLELIVRGAFTSSSSSSAFFCCYSCVMDTGLWGLYKEAALGAAPVALVFLGICPVSLRPPERKPCVSMAEVTHTQLNLRTLNKKKPHPQEKATQPSLYATVYLD; translated from the exons ATGGACCCCACAGTCACTGTCCTGCTGTCCATTG ACATGCATTCCCTGGATGAGAAGGGAGGGACACAGGGGACCCTGAAATGGACGTTTGGGGTGACTCACGGGGAGGCTTCAGAATCCAAAGGTGAGACAAACACTGGGGTCCGAGGAATCCCTAGAAACATGGACTCTGTTTCCTTCTCAGCCACCCTCCCCAGGCCCACCCTCTGGGCTGTCCCCGGTCCTGTGGTCCCCAAGGGTGCAAATGTGACCCTCAGGTGCCAGGGCCCCCTGGGGAGTGACAGGTTCCAGCTGTGGAAGGATGGAGagctcagagaagagagaaatgcaTCCTGGGAGCTGGCAGAGTTTGTGCTCAGGCAGGTGAATGATGTGACAGATGCGAGAAGCTACAGGTGCCGCTCTGGGCAGGGGCCCTGGTGGTCAGAGCTCAGTGAACCCTTGGCCCTGGTGGTGACAG GACCTCTCCCCAGGCCCACTCTCTGGGCCCAACCTGGCCTTGTGGTGAATACAGGGGCCAACGTCACCCTGTGGTGCTCAAGGCCCAAGCTGCCTTCCCTTGAAGGGGTGACTTTCACTCTGTGGAAGGCTGGGACCCGGGAGCCCTTAAGGCAGCAGAGCTCGGCAGAGCCCTGGACtagcttcctcctcccttctgtgAGACCCCAGGACACTGGGAGCTACAGCTGTGCTTACAGGGAGGGGAGAGCCCCTGCCAGAGGATCAGAACCCAGTGAGGCCCTGGAGCTGGTGGTGCCAG GTTCTCTTCCCAAGCCTTTCCTCTCAGTCTGGCCTGGCCCAGAGGTGACATCAGGGTCTGATGTGACCCTCCTGTGCTGGGGGCCCTCAAGAGCTACTAGGTTTATTCTCTACAAGGAGGGAGATGAGAAAGACCTGACAAACACGGATGCCTCTCAAAATGAGTCCAAATTCTTCCTGACTCATGTGACCCCCAAGGATTCTGGTAGTTACAGCTGCCAATACCAGCTTGTCACCAATGGAAGTCTCCTGACCCAACACAGTGACCCCCTGGAGCTCATAGTGAGAG GTGCgtttacctcctcctcctcctcctctgccttcttTTGCTGCTATTCCTGTGTCATGGATACAGGCCTATGG GGTCTTTACAAGGAGGCAGCCCTAGGAG CCGCCCCTGTGGCCCTTGTCTTCCTTGGAATCTGCCCAGTCAGCCTGCGGCCCCCAGAGAGGAAGCCCTGT GTCTCCATGGCTGAAGTGACCCACACTCAGCTGAACCTAAGAACCTTGAATAAGAAAAAACCTCACCCTCAGGAGAAAGCCACACAGCCCTCTCTCTACGCTACTGTGTACTTGGACTAA